The following coding sequences lie in one Alicyclobacillus curvatus genomic window:
- a CDS encoding alanine racemase has product MMKDDLATPALVVDKDVLSGNIVRMSKIAKSAGVKLRPHIKTHKTPAIAKMQLESGAVGITCAKVSEAEVMQAAGIKDILIAYPVVGDEQVYRALSLATKAHITMAFDSAYGAQKINHAANRFQVVVPLYMIVNTGLDRDGVLPGPDALELARQIKHLEHVVLKGIMTHEGHVYHAKDLQELTQVAKNAGLAMVQTRDLLVEHGFPIDEVSMGSTPVCRAGITVAGVTEWRPGTYVFNDEHEVMMGVARAECALSVVATVVSHPAKNRFILDAGSKVLTTDRSMTKGYGYIKEVPDAVIVRLSEEHAVVEAVPEGVLRIGDRVEIIPNHVCPVVNLADALYMTQGDEIKEVSTVTARGKVT; this is encoded by the coding sequence ATGATGAAAGATGACCTGGCGACTCCAGCACTTGTTGTTGATAAAGACGTGCTGTCCGGGAACATTGTGCGCATGTCTAAGATAGCGAAGAGTGCAGGCGTGAAGCTTCGGCCCCACATCAAAACACACAAGACTCCAGCGATTGCCAAGATGCAACTTGAATCGGGGGCTGTCGGAATCACGTGCGCCAAAGTCAGCGAGGCCGAAGTGATGCAGGCAGCCGGCATCAAAGACATCTTGATTGCCTACCCGGTTGTCGGGGACGAGCAGGTGTACCGCGCCCTTTCTTTGGCAACCAAAGCCCACATCACGATGGCCTTCGACAGTGCTTATGGCGCGCAAAAAATCAATCACGCAGCAAACAGATTTCAGGTCGTCGTCCCACTGTACATGATTGTGAATACCGGTTTAGACCGAGACGGCGTGTTGCCTGGACCAGACGCCCTGGAACTGGCACGCCAAATCAAGCATCTCGAGCACGTGGTATTAAAAGGCATCATGACGCATGAAGGGCATGTGTATCATGCAAAAGACCTTCAGGAGCTGACACAGGTCGCGAAAAATGCTGGTTTGGCCATGGTTCAAACGCGTGACCTGCTCGTGGAACACGGTTTTCCCATTGACGAAGTGAGTATGGGCTCAACGCCTGTTTGTCGCGCCGGGATTACTGTTGCGGGGGTTACGGAATGGAGGCCAGGAACGTATGTGTTCAACGATGAACACGAAGTGATGATGGGGGTAGCGAGAGCAGAATGTGCGCTGTCAGTTGTTGCAACCGTGGTCAGTCATCCCGCCAAGAACCGCTTTATTCTGGATGCAGGAAGCAAGGTGTTGACAACCGACAGGTCGATGACAAAAGGGTACGGCTACATCAAGGAGGTGCCAGACGCGGTCATTGTCCGACTCAGTGAGGAGCATGCAGTGGTCGAAGCGGTGCCGGAAGGTGTTTTACGAATTGGCGATCGCGTTGAAATCATACCGAACCACGTCTGTCCGGTCGTAAACCTCGCGGATGCCCTGTACATGACACAGGGTGATGAGATAAAGGAAGTGTCCACTGTCACTGCCAGAGGGAAGGTTACCTGA
- a CDS encoding D-aminoacylase, with protein MFDVVVRNGRLIDGTGNPWTYLDVGVKDGHIAVIGHLKNADAAMVIDAKGQVVAPGFIDPHVHSDLLCLHPEVHKVKVMQGITTELLGQDGISVAPVSERTKPLWQQQLKSLNGDIGDWPWNSVEDYLHHLSSSNLNGNAAYLVPHGAVRTLVMGFAARTCTQTEAKEMRGLVEQAMEQGAMGLSSGLIYPPNLYSDLEELTELCKGAAKYHGCFVVHIRNESNHMLAAVDEMIEVARRSGVRLHLSHFKVGGQANRANYAIALKKLEDARAEGIEITFDQYPYTAGSTVFHSLLPPWMHDGGSAQMLENLRDVGVQNRIKKAWREDDAYENWVRNCGWENIVITAVGSAQNRSIEGLNMLQVAKSRHQEPEDAAIDLLLEEAANITMITHWGFEEDIISAMQHPLQMVGSDSIFGGKPHPRLYGTYPRVLGRFTRELKALKLEDAIRRMTGAPAQLLRLHDRGLLKEGYFADVVVFDADTVADRATYDNPMAESVGISHVLVNGQTVVQGGTYTGCTPGQVIYRRA; from the coding sequence ATGTTTGATGTCGTTGTACGAAACGGTCGACTAATAGACGGGACAGGGAATCCTTGGACATATCTTGATGTCGGTGTCAAAGATGGGCATATAGCTGTGATTGGCCATCTGAAAAACGCAGATGCAGCGATGGTGATTGATGCCAAAGGACAAGTCGTGGCCCCTGGCTTCATCGATCCGCACGTTCACTCGGATCTCCTCTGTCTGCACCCCGAGGTCCACAAGGTCAAGGTCATGCAAGGCATTACAACAGAGTTATTGGGACAAGACGGAATTTCTGTGGCGCCTGTTTCCGAACGAACAAAACCTTTGTGGCAGCAGCAGTTAAAGAGTCTCAATGGTGATATTGGGGACTGGCCATGGAACTCTGTCGAAGACTATTTACACCACCTCTCGAGCAGCAATCTGAACGGCAATGCGGCATACCTGGTGCCGCACGGTGCTGTTCGGACGCTGGTGATGGGTTTTGCTGCACGTACCTGCACACAGACTGAGGCCAAGGAAATGCGCGGCCTCGTTGAACAGGCGATGGAGCAAGGGGCGATGGGTCTGTCCTCAGGACTCATCTATCCGCCGAACCTGTACTCTGACCTCGAAGAACTGACGGAGCTGTGTAAAGGAGCCGCCAAATATCACGGTTGTTTCGTGGTCCACATCCGCAACGAGAGCAATCACATGTTGGCAGCCGTTGATGAAATGATTGAGGTTGCCCGCCGCTCCGGAGTCAGGCTCCATCTTTCGCATTTCAAGGTCGGCGGACAGGCGAACCGAGCAAACTATGCCATTGCCCTGAAAAAACTTGAAGACGCGCGCGCTGAAGGTATCGAGATAACATTTGACCAGTATCCATATACGGCCGGTTCTACGGTGTTCCATTCGCTTTTACCGCCCTGGATGCATGACGGCGGCAGCGCACAGATGCTCGAGAACCTGCGTGATGTAGGTGTTCAAAATCGCATCAAAAAGGCGTGGCGCGAAGACGACGCCTATGAAAATTGGGTGCGCAACTGTGGATGGGAAAACATCGTCATCACAGCAGTTGGTTCAGCGCAAAACCGGTCGATTGAGGGTCTAAATATGCTTCAAGTTGCAAAGTCTCGCCATCAGGAGCCTGAAGACGCTGCCATTGATTTGCTGCTTGAGGAAGCAGCGAACATCACCATGATCACGCACTGGGGATTTGAGGAGGACATCATCTCCGCGATGCAGCATCCCTTGCAAATGGTCGGATCGGACTCAATCTTTGGCGGCAAACCGCATCCTCGCCTCTATGGCACGTATCCCAGGGTTCTTGGGCGTTTTACGCGTGAGCTGAAAGCACTGAAGTTGGAAGATGCAATCCGACGGATGACAGGGGCGCCCGCGCAGCTTTTGCGCCTTCACGACCGCGGACTGTTGAAGGAAGGATACTTTGCAGATGTCGTGGTGTTTGATGCTGACACGGTCGCAGACAGGGCTACGTATGACAATCCGATGGCTGAGTCTGTTGGCATTTCGCACGTACTTGTCAATGGTCAGACTGTGGTGCAGGGTGGTACATACACGGGGTGCACACCCGGGCAGGTCATTTATCGACGAGCGTGA
- a CDS encoding YqzG/YhdC family protein: MRACLGFLFIVCLAGFNATTVFAASATGSQNHYVKPEPKYAKWGKLAVLETQKRYPKASVVDYLHVARRTMSASTTQEVFKLWLRDDKGEFGVYVRILFNTKTEQTLNITFQETHR; encoded by the coding sequence ATGAGAGCCTGTTTAGGTTTTCTGTTCATCGTGTGTCTGGCAGGGTTCAACGCCACGACGGTGTTTGCTGCCTCAGCGACTGGTTCTCAGAATCACTACGTCAAACCAGAACCCAAATACGCAAAATGGGGAAAGTTGGCAGTCTTAGAGACACAAAAACGCTACCCGAAAGCCTCTGTAGTCGACTATTTGCATGTCGCAAGGCGAACGATGTCGGCATCCACTACGCAGGAAGTCTTTAAGTTGTGGCTGCGGGATGACAAAGGTGAGTTTGGAGTGTACGTACGGATTCTCTTCAATACGAAGACGGAGCAGACGTTGAATATTACATTTCAGGAGACCCATCGTTAG
- the katG gene encoding catalase/peroxidase HPI: MGAKDTEHAGRCPVMHGGATSNQSRGPSHRDWWPNQLNLSILHQHDRKSNPMDEDFDYATEFAKLDYDALKQDLLQLMTDSQDWWPADYGHYGPLFIRMAWHSAGTYRIGDGRGGAGNGTQRFAPLDSWPDNVNLDKARRLLWPVKKKYGNKISWADLMILAGNVAIESMGGKTIGFGAGRRDVWHPEEDIYWGAETEWLGDKRYTGDRLLENPLAAVQMGLIYVNPEGPNGNPDALASARDIRETFARMAMNDEETVALIAGGHTFGKAHGAGDPALVGREPEAAPIEAMGLGWHSTHGKGKGRDTIGGGPEGAWTASPTKWDNGYFHLLFKYDWQLTKSPAGAYQWTAQNFDEGDLAPDVEDASLRVSPMMMTTDIALIKDPDYQKISRRFYEDPAAFADAFARAWFKLTHRDMGPRARYLGPEVPKEEFVWQDPVPSVNYHLTDKDIAELKATLLDSGLTVSELVTTAFASASTFRSSDMRGGANGARIRLAPQKNWEVNQPHQLEKVLGVLESIQNQLDKKVSMADLIVLGGSAAVERAARAAGFDVTVPFAPGRGDATQEQTDVDSFCVLEPVADGFRNYQKEPVSVGVEELLVDKAQLLGLTAPEMTALVGGMRVLGTNYGGTRHGVFSHRVGTLTNDFFVNLLDMGIAWTPTDGGLYEGRNRQTGELVYTATRVDLLFGSNSVLRALAEVYAQDDNQEKFVRDFVSAWVKVMNADRFDLEA, from the coding sequence ATGGGCGCAAAGGACACGGAGCACGCCGGCAGGTGCCCGGTGATGCACGGAGGTGCCACGAGCAATCAATCTCGTGGTCCGTCACATAGAGATTGGTGGCCAAACCAATTGAACTTAAGTATTCTCCATCAACATGACAGAAAATCAAACCCTATGGACGAGGACTTTGACTATGCGACGGAATTTGCAAAGCTGGACTACGATGCTCTGAAGCAGGACCTGCTGCAACTCATGACGGACAGTCAAGATTGGTGGCCTGCGGATTACGGACACTATGGACCCCTGTTTATTCGCATGGCGTGGCACTCGGCCGGTACGTATCGCATCGGCGATGGCCGCGGCGGCGCAGGCAACGGAACGCAGCGCTTCGCGCCACTAGACAGTTGGCCGGACAACGTCAACCTGGATAAAGCCCGTCGACTGCTATGGCCGGTGAAGAAAAAGTACGGGAACAAGATTTCTTGGGCTGACTTGATGATTCTTGCAGGTAATGTGGCGATTGAGTCGATGGGCGGCAAGACAATTGGGTTTGGTGCAGGACGGCGGGATGTTTGGCATCCAGAAGAAGACATTTACTGGGGGGCGGAAACGGAGTGGCTCGGTGATAAGCGCTATACGGGAGACCGCCTTCTGGAAAATCCCTTGGCTGCCGTGCAAATGGGTCTCATCTATGTCAACCCCGAAGGTCCAAATGGCAATCCCGACGCGCTTGCGAGCGCCCGCGACATCCGCGAAACCTTTGCCCGCATGGCCATGAACGACGAAGAGACGGTCGCTTTGATTGCGGGTGGTCACACCTTTGGCAAGGCCCATGGGGCCGGAGACCCGGCACTTGTCGGCAGAGAGCCCGAAGCCGCTCCGATTGAGGCAATGGGTTTAGGGTGGCACAGTACACACGGAAAGGGCAAAGGCCGCGACACCATCGGCGGCGGTCCTGAAGGTGCTTGGACAGCAAGTCCCACGAAGTGGGACAATGGTTACTTTCATCTGCTCTTCAAATACGATTGGCAGCTGACAAAAAGCCCTGCCGGCGCATATCAGTGGACCGCACAGAATTTTGACGAAGGAGATTTGGCTCCGGACGTCGAAGACGCGTCCCTGCGTGTTTCGCCGATGATGATGACAACCGATATCGCACTCATCAAAGACCCGGACTACCAAAAGATTTCCCGTCGCTTTTACGAAGATCCCGCTGCGTTTGCAGATGCATTTGCTCGTGCATGGTTCAAACTTACCCACCGTGACATGGGACCGCGCGCAAGATATCTCGGCCCGGAAGTTCCAAAAGAAGAATTTGTCTGGCAGGACCCCGTCCCGTCGGTCAATTACCATCTCACGGACAAGGACATCGCTGAACTAAAAGCAACCCTCCTCGATTCAGGACTTACGGTCAGCGAGTTGGTCACGACAGCCTTTGCTTCAGCCAGCACCTTTCGTAGTTCAGATATGCGCGGCGGTGCAAATGGCGCAAGAATCCGTCTTGCGCCGCAAAAGAACTGGGAAGTGAATCAACCACATCAACTTGAGAAAGTGCTAGGGGTACTAGAAAGCATCCAGAATCAACTCGATAAGAAGGTGAGTATGGCAGATTTGATTGTGCTCGGCGGGAGTGCCGCAGTCGAACGCGCCGCTCGGGCTGCCGGCTTTGATGTCACGGTTCCGTTTGCCCCCGGACGCGGCGATGCCACACAGGAGCAAACCGATGTAGACAGCTTTTGTGTGCTCGAGCCTGTCGCTGATGGTTTCCGCAACTACCAAAAGGAGCCCGTCAGCGTAGGCGTAGAAGAACTCCTTGTCGACAAGGCGCAGTTGCTCGGCCTCACAGCTCCTGAAATGACGGCTCTTGTTGGCGGAATGAGGGTGCTCGGTACCAACTACGGTGGGACGAGACACGGCGTTTTCAGCCATCGTGTAGGCACACTCACCAATGACTTCTTTGTCAACCTACTCGATATGGGTATTGCGTGGACTCCTACAGACGGCGGCCTGTACGAAGGCCGTAACCGGCAAACCGGTGAATTGGTCTATACAGCAACCAGAGTTGACCTGTTGTTCGGGTCTAACTCGGTTCTGCGGGCGTTAGCGGAAGTCTATGCACAGGACGACAATCAAGAGAAGTTTGTACGTGATTTTGTCAGTGCGTGGGTCAAGGTCATGAATGCCGACAGATTTGACCTGGAAGCGTAG
- a CDS encoding sensor histidine kinase yields MATRYTGTRPNLIAAVCQSKTDLAQDEIDEVIRVANQLQMMSDLNTSDVFIDCLWRGRSDQAVVVAQAKPNTGRSLYSEFIVGQRILRDNEPGVFYAFQTNKYVTGTRAITNENVTIQQKILPFHGHTGRLIGVIILEQDISTQVIHEQAARLFQQTAEDLGETLWEVAVAEINLPSLIHEGVILCNSEYLFTYINPTALQWFEKLHQPRPEMGAPLEAVFAGVLEQVLRDAYERGVEAREFTFGDNTVLVKAISIQKHGVFKGGLILLSDITELREKERQLTIKSTVIKEIHHRVKNNLQTISSLLRLQMRRTKSEDIRSAFQDSIHRIKTIALVHETLSQSGIEFVELRQLMDTISSMLIQTAGHPDKVIQCTIHADAILLPSEKATPVALILNELIQNCLDHAFEHQADGSIFVSARCSSGELIIAVEDNGRGWDLQTTDDTLGTRIIETLVREDLFGRIGYETDGGTRVTFSFPFVSAMTIGIPDSP; encoded by the coding sequence ATGGCTACCCGGTACACTGGCACCCGCCCAAACCTGATTGCGGCTGTATGCCAAAGTAAGACAGACCTTGCGCAAGACGAGATTGACGAGGTCATTCGTGTGGCAAATCAGTTGCAGATGATGTCGGACCTAAACACGTCGGACGTGTTTATCGACTGTCTCTGGCGCGGTCGCTCCGACCAAGCTGTCGTCGTCGCACAGGCCAAGCCGAATACCGGTCGCAGCTTGTATTCCGAGTTCATTGTGGGGCAACGCATCTTGCGTGACAATGAACCCGGTGTCTTCTATGCTTTCCAGACGAACAAGTACGTGACTGGCACCCGTGCCATCACGAACGAGAACGTCACCATCCAGCAGAAGATACTGCCGTTTCACGGCCACACCGGCCGTTTGATTGGGGTCATCATTCTCGAACAGGACATTTCTACCCAGGTGATTCACGAGCAGGCAGCACGTTTGTTTCAACAGACCGCAGAAGACCTTGGAGAGACCTTGTGGGAAGTGGCGGTTGCTGAGATTAACCTCCCGAGTCTCATCCACGAAGGCGTCATTCTCTGCAATTCGGAGTACCTGTTTACGTACATCAATCCGACTGCACTGCAGTGGTTTGAGAAACTGCACCAACCTCGTCCGGAAATGGGTGCGCCGCTTGAAGCTGTGTTCGCCGGTGTACTCGAGCAGGTGTTGCGGGATGCGTACGAACGTGGTGTCGAGGCACGAGAGTTCACTTTTGGGGACAACACCGTGCTTGTCAAAGCCATCTCCATTCAGAAGCACGGTGTGTTTAAAGGCGGGCTCATTTTGCTCTCCGACATCACTGAGCTTCGGGAGAAAGAGCGGCAGTTGACCATTAAATCGACGGTCATTAAGGAAATACACCACCGTGTAAAAAACAACCTGCAGACCATCAGCAGCCTCCTTAGACTGCAGATGCGACGGACCAAATCAGAGGACATCCGCTCTGCGTTTCAGGACAGCATCCATCGCATCAAGACCATTGCACTTGTGCATGAGACCCTTTCGCAAAGCGGAATTGAGTTTGTAGAACTCCGCCAGTTGATGGACACCATCTCTTCCATGCTGATTCAGACGGCCGGCCACCCTGACAAGGTGATTCAGTGTACAATCCACGCCGACGCCATTCTACTGCCGTCGGAAAAGGCTACGCCTGTCGCGCTGATTCTCAACGAACTGATTCAAAATTGTCTCGATCACGCTTTTGAACACCAGGCAGACGGCAGCATTTTTGTGTCGGCACGCTGCAGCAGTGGTGAACTCATCATTGCTGTCGAAGACAACGGACGAGGCTGGGACTTGCAGACAACCGACGATACGCTCGGTACGCGTATTATTGAAACGTTGGTGAGAGAGGACCTATTTGGTCGCATTGGGTATGAGACGGACGGCGGTACACGTGTGACCTTCAGCTTCCCGTTCGTGAGCGCAATGACGATAGGAATCCCCGATTCGCCGTGA
- a CDS encoding response regulator, translating to MLVDDESVVRIDMREMLLLEGYDVVAEASNGETAIEQALLHRPDLIIMDVKMPKMDGLTASRIIYQKTHIPILVLTAYNQSQLIDDAKAAGIISYLVKPVTESDLVPAIEMALAQAERLKRLADEMDKLESQLKERKFVERAKGMLMDREGLSESQAYQRIRRQAMNQQTTVAAIAAIIVRQSMDGEGK from the coding sequence ATGCTTGTGGACGACGAATCGGTGGTGCGTATCGACATGCGGGAGATGCTCTTACTGGAAGGTTACGATGTGGTCGCGGAGGCCTCCAACGGCGAAACAGCGATTGAGCAGGCCTTGTTGCACCGCCCTGACCTCATCATCATGGACGTAAAAATGCCAAAGATGGATGGCCTGACAGCGAGTCGCATCATCTATCAAAAGACCCACATCCCGATTCTCGTTTTGACTGCTTACAATCAATCGCAGTTGATAGACGACGCCAAGGCCGCAGGCATCATCAGCTATCTTGTCAAGCCCGTGACAGAATCCGACCTTGTACCGGCCATTGAGATGGCCTTGGCCCAAGCTGAACGTCTCAAACGCCTCGCTGATGAGATGGATAAGCTGGAGTCGCAGTTGAAAGAACGCAAATTCGTTGAACGCGCAAAAGGCATGCTGATGGACAGAGAGGGTCTCAGTGAATCGCAGGCTTATCAACGGATACGCCGACAGGCGATGAACCAACAGACTACAGTGGCGGCAATTGCCGCGATTATCGTTCGTCAGTCAATGGATGGGGAGGGCAAGTGA
- a CDS encoding glucose 1-dehydrogenase, which produces MRLQDKVCVITGAGGGMGLKAAERFAKEGGRIAIFEMNHQAGEQAEEMIQTAGGEAKFFHCDVSNEESVQAAVAGVHEAFGRIDVLYNNAGIMPEADHSVLDTTVETWDKVMAVNVRSIFLTCKYVLPHMLAQKSGSVINIASFVALVGCSVPQDAYTASKGAVISLTKSLAIQFRPQGVRSNAICPGPIETPLMTEWLLKDEAARQLRLSRQPSGRFGRPEDIVNCALYLASDESDWTNGAVMVVDGGITSNYF; this is translated from the coding sequence ATGAGATTGCAAGACAAGGTGTGTGTTATCACTGGCGCGGGTGGAGGCATGGGACTGAAGGCCGCAGAGCGTTTCGCGAAGGAGGGCGGACGTATTGCCATCTTTGAGATGAACCATCAAGCAGGTGAACAGGCTGAAGAAATGATTCAGACGGCGGGCGGCGAGGCAAAGTTTTTTCACTGCGATGTGTCTAACGAAGAGAGTGTGCAAGCGGCGGTCGCTGGTGTACACGAGGCGTTTGGCCGCATCGACGTCCTCTACAACAATGCGGGCATTATGCCTGAGGCAGACCACTCGGTTCTCGACACCACCGTGGAAACCTGGGACAAGGTGATGGCGGTCAACGTTCGGAGCATTTTCCTCACCTGCAAATACGTGCTGCCGCATATGCTCGCGCAGAAGTCAGGGTCAGTCATTAACATTGCTTCGTTCGTTGCCCTCGTCGGGTGCAGTGTGCCTCAGGATGCGTACACGGCGTCGAAGGGGGCCGTCATTTCTCTGACAAAGTCGCTTGCCATCCAGTTTCGGCCTCAGGGGGTGCGCAGCAACGCGATTTGCCCGGGCCCCATTGAAACACCGCTGATGACGGAATGGCTGCTGAAAGACGAAGCAGCACGGCAGCTGCGGCTCAGCCGACAGCCCAGTGGTCGGTTTGGCAGGCCAGAAGACATCGTGAACTGCGCTCTGTATCTCGCCTCGGACGAGTCGGACTGGACCAACGGCGCAGTCATGGTTGTCGATGGCGGTATCACGAGCAACTACTTCTAA
- a CDS encoding glutamine synthetase yields MGTQISEGITSLDQLTEKIGAGEIETVIVAFSDMQGRLVGKRLTGQYVVDHVIQDGVHFCVYLLGTDMEMDTPPGFPGMSWEQGYGDWTARPDWMTVRTLPWHEKTALVLADVTDHHGALIEAAPRTVLRRQLERAAKLGFTVKMASELEFYLLDESYDTAYTKNYDNLALAGNYNEDYQLLQASRNEPFYGKLRKLLSQAGIPIEGTKGEAGVGQHEINAYYTDALEAADRHVLLKHGAKEIALQDGRAVSFMAKPDHSWTGSSSHIHLSLWTERGGNAFYDASSEVHEMSMVMQHFLAGLAAHTRELSILFAPYVNSYKRFITSSWAPTHIVWGVDNRTCGLRVVGHGGGKRIENRFPGADTNPYLAVAAMLAAGLDGIEQRLPLPPEWMGNGYEAQGVPSLPTSLYEAIAAFEQSELAKTAFGDNVYQHYLNAARVEQRAYDQVVTNWEKRRYFERA; encoded by the coding sequence ATGGGAACGCAAATCAGCGAAGGCATCACAAGTCTCGATCAGTTGACAGAAAAGATTGGTGCAGGCGAGATTGAGACGGTCATTGTGGCCTTCTCCGACATGCAAGGACGTCTCGTGGGCAAGCGTTTGACGGGGCAGTACGTGGTCGACCACGTCATTCAGGACGGGGTTCACTTTTGCGTGTACTTGCTCGGTACAGACATGGAGATGGACACACCGCCCGGATTTCCCGGCATGAGTTGGGAACAAGGTTATGGCGACTGGACGGCGAGACCAGACTGGATGACGGTGCGGACCTTGCCTTGGCACGAGAAAACAGCACTGGTGCTGGCGGACGTAACGGACCACCATGGTGCGCTCATCGAAGCGGCCCCACGAACAGTGCTGCGCCGTCAGCTTGAGCGGGCAGCAAAGCTTGGTTTCACAGTCAAGATGGCCTCGGAGCTCGAGTTCTATCTGCTTGACGAATCGTACGATACAGCTTATACAAAAAATTATGACAACCTTGCCCTTGCCGGAAACTACAACGAAGACTACCAACTCTTGCAGGCCTCGCGAAACGAGCCGTTCTACGGAAAGCTGCGAAAGCTGCTCTCGCAGGCCGGTATTCCGATTGAAGGTACAAAGGGTGAGGCCGGTGTTGGGCAACACGAGATTAACGCGTACTACACAGATGCACTTGAAGCGGCAGATAGGCACGTACTCCTCAAGCACGGGGCAAAAGAAATCGCGCTGCAAGACGGTCGTGCCGTCTCGTTCATGGCAAAGCCTGACCATAGCTGGACGGGCTCGAGCAGCCATATTCACTTGAGTCTGTGGACCGAGAGAGGGGGAAACGCCTTCTACGATGCCTCGTCAGAGGTGCACGAGATGTCGATGGTAATGCAGCACTTCCTTGCGGGCCTTGCGGCACATACCCGTGAGCTGTCGATTCTGTTTGCGCCCTATGTCAACTCGTACAAACGCTTCATCACGTCTAGTTGGGCACCAACGCACATTGTCTGGGGCGTTGATAATCGGACCTGCGGTCTGCGCGTGGTTGGCCACGGGGGTGGCAAGCGCATCGAAAACCGTTTCCCAGGCGCCGACACAAACCCGTACCTGGCCGTAGCTGCGATGCTCGCCGCTGGGCTCGACGGCATCGAGCAGCGCCTGCCGCTTCCGCCGGAGTGGATGGGGAACGGGTACGAGGCACAAGGCGTCCCATCTCTGCCGACGTCCTTGTACGAAGCGATTGCAGCGTTTGAGCAGAGCGAACTGGCGAAAACTGCATTTGGCGACAATGTCTATCAGCACTACCTAAACGCGGCACGTGTCGAGCAACGCGCATATGACCAAGTCGTCACCAACTGGGAAAAGCGCCGCTACTTCGAACGGGCTTGA
- a CDS encoding aldehyde dehydrogenase family protein, with translation MNPSDWMIERANASEFGLAAYLFTRDVRRVFEVSERLEVEMVAINNRTSISVPQAPLRH, from the coding sequence GTGAACCCCTCGGACTGGATGATTGAACGGGCGAACGCCAGTGAGTTTGGTCTCGCTGCCTATTTGTTCACGCGTGATGTCCGCCGGGTGTTTGAGGTCTCGGAACGCCTTGAGGTAGAGATGGTTGCGATCAACAACAGAACATCCATCAGTGTTCCGCAGGCCCCGTTGCGGCATTAA